DNA from Candidatus Tanganyikabacteria bacterium:
GGGAGGAGTCTTCGACCTGGAGCGCGGCGGCAGCCGCCGGCGCGTGGCGGGCGAGGCGATCCGCCTCGCGGCCGGGCCGGGCGCTCCCACGGTGCTGCGGCCCGCGCCCGGCCATGCGATCGTCTTGACGGCCGCCGCGGCGACGCGTCGCGGCCGGCCGAGCGAGGCGACAACGCGGGCGGTGCGGGGCCCCGTGACCCTGCGCTCCGAGCAGGGCCGCCTGGTCGCCGTCGCGCGGGTGCCCCTCGACGATTACGCGGCTGCCGTGGCCGAGGCCGAGTTGCGCACCTTCGACGCGCCGGCCGAGGCGCTGGTCGCCCAGGCTGTCGTGGCCCGCACCTACGCGCTCGCGCATCGGGACCGCCACGCGGCGGAGGGCGCCGACATGTGCGACCTGACGCATTGCCAGCTCTACACCGGCGACCATTCCCGAAACGTGGCCCAGAGGCGGGCGCTGGGCGCCGCCGCGGGCCTGGTGCTCGAGTACGGGGACGAGCCGGCCGAGACGCTCTACCATGCGGCATGCGGTGGCCAGCTCCTGGCCAACGACGCGGTCTTCGGCGGAGCGTCTGTCCCTTACCTGCAAGGCGGCCACG
Protein-coding regions in this window:
- a CDS encoding SpoIID/LytB domain-containing protein → GGVFDLERGGSRRRVAGEAIRLAAGPGAPTVLRPAPGHAIVLTAAAATRRGRPSEATTRAVRGPVTLRSEQGRLVAVARVPLDDYAAAVAEAELRTFDAPAEALVAQAVVARTYALAHRDRHAAEGADMCDLTHCQLYTGDHSRNVAQRRALGAAAGLVLEYGDEPAETLYHAACGGQLLANDAVFGGASVPYLQGGHDPACAGERAAGSWQARLDAAAVSRAVLAVAPEVGTVRELHARRRPAGGAPADVEIVGAKGSRTVTAYQLWRALGAEAGWNAVRSVRFHMVPAETGFGFVGRGLGHGVGLCQAGALQRARRGATHAEILRAYYPGTELRRLAARPAVAAAGEAP